In Perca fluviatilis chromosome 11, GENO_Pfluv_1.0, whole genome shotgun sequence, the following proteins share a genomic window:
- the LOC120569076 gene encoding insulin-like growth factor-binding protein 1: MPELNEKLTFVAVVTLAVLTVVRSSPVVGPEPIRCAACTQEKLDDCPAIPADCKQVLREPGCGCCMACALEKGSSCGVHTAHCGVGLRCTPRPGEAMPLHALTRGHGVCTEDLGQDGAGGVPDHGSLHYLLGLNLPLDHQDSAEGQETIKVNVIRNNLGQEGPCHIELHAAMDMISSSRQTLGEKFTTFYLPNCDRHGFYKPKQCESSLVGPPARCWCVSSWNGKKLPGSGDLLGDSECHQEVTH, translated from the exons ATGCCTGAATTAAATGAGAAGCTGACTTTCGTGGCAGTAGTGACTCTGGCTGTCTTGACTGTGGTGAGGTCGTCCCCAGTGGTGGGACCGGAGCCAATCCGCTGTGCCGCCTGTACACAGGAGAAACTGGATGACTGTCCTGCCATCCCAGCAGACTGCAAGCAGGTGCTGAGGGAGCCCGGATGCGGCTGCTGCATGGCCTGTGCGCTGGAGAAAGGATCGTCCTGTGGGGTTCACACAGCCCACTGTGGTGTGGGTCTCCGCTGCACTCCCAGGCCCGGTGAGGCCATGCCGCTCCATGCTCTGACCAGAGGACACGGAGTCTGCACTGAAGACCTGGGCCAAG ATGGAGCTGGTGGAGTCCCTGACCATGGCTCCCTTCACTACCTGTTGGGTCTCAACCTTCCCTTGGACCACCAAGACTCTGCTGAGGGCCAAGAGACCATCAAAGTCAATGTCATCCGCAACAACCTGGGGCAAGAG GGTCCCTGTCACATTGAGCTGCATGCAGCGATGGACATGATATCCAGCTCTCGGCAGACACTAGGAGAGAAGTTCACAACTTTCTACCTCCCCAACTGTGATCGGCATGGCTTCTACAAGCCAAAGCAG TGTGAGTCATCTCTGGTTGGACCTCCCGCCCGCTGCTGGTGTGTCTCTTCCTGGAATGGGAAGAAGCTCCCAGGATCGGGTGACCTGCTCGGTGACTCAGAGTGTCATCAAGAAGTCACTCACTGA